In Clostridium sp. SY8519, one genomic interval encodes:
- a CDS encoding ATP-dependent helicase — protein MTFEEFQKQYGIHLNAQQEEAVKLTEGPVLLLAVPGSGKTTAVVTRLAYMIFCKGIAPERILTLTYTAAATRDMADRFSERFGAKLAQHLEFRTINGICARVIYFYGRQTGREAFRLVTDEKEILHLLAEIYQQVEGGYATENDRKTVRTLITYIKNMMLTEEEIRRLDDTAQMKISAIYQRYHGEMRKRGLMDYDDQMAYAYTILRRSPRTLQYFRSCYPYLCVDEAQDTSRIQHALIALLAGKQGNLFMVGDEDQSIYGFRAAYPQALLQFEQEHPGAKVLLMEENFRSARGIVQAADAFIQKNILRHQKKMRAHRTDRGIVRAIEVGSRYAQYSYLVKAAANCGNRTAVLYRDNESMLPLADLLERNGIPYQVKNADPGFFTSRIVTDIRQIIQFARDPENTELFLQIYYKMGTYLSKEKARAACSLSRERQIPVLDAAVRFLPLTSGTEKSVRHIRSQLQALLTDSADQGIRRIIRDMGYAAYLDRAGINDNKLYILRSLSYGEASPESLLARLDELARILRYKENDPGCPFLLSTIHSSKGLEYDTVYLLDVADGIFPESIPLNPKQAKKEELEAYEEERRLFYVGVTRAKNRLYLFRQKSRPSLFIRELMKGAGIPAQGKTEGTAERGTSGTAASGTARPAYVRSSAAGRSFHGKPKETFEEFRAGIDTGGEVRHRVFGTGEVMAVTEDAVLIRFADQERKFLLRVLYEGNLLHR, from the coding sequence GTGACATTTGAAGAGTTTCAGAAGCAGTATGGGATCCATCTGAACGCGCAGCAGGAAGAAGCGGTGAAGCTTACCGAAGGACCGGTGCTTCTGCTGGCCGTTCCGGGCAGCGGGAAGACCACGGCAGTCGTGACCCGGCTGGCATACATGATTTTCTGCAAAGGGATCGCGCCGGAGCGCATCCTGACCCTGACCTATACTGCGGCGGCCACCAGGGATATGGCAGACCGTTTTTCCGAACGGTTTGGAGCGAAATTGGCCCAGCATCTGGAATTCCGTACCATTAACGGGATCTGTGCCCGGGTGATCTATTTTTATGGCCGGCAGACCGGGCGGGAGGCCTTTCGCCTGGTCACCGATGAAAAAGAGATCCTGCATCTGCTGGCAGAGATCTATCAGCAGGTGGAAGGCGGATACGCGACGGAAAATGACCGCAAGACCGTACGGACACTGATTACCTATATCAAGAATATGATGCTGACAGAGGAAGAAATCCGCAGGCTGGATGATACGGCCCAGATGAAGATTTCCGCAATTTATCAGCGCTACCACGGAGAAATGCGGAAACGGGGGCTTATGGACTATGATGACCAGATGGCCTATGCCTACACCATCCTGCGGCGCAGTCCCCGGACTCTGCAGTATTTCCGCAGCTGCTATCCGTATCTGTGTGTGGACGAGGCACAGGACACCTCCAGGATTCAGCATGCGCTGATTGCCCTGCTGGCCGGTAAACAGGGCAACCTGTTTATGGTGGGGGACGAGGACCAGAGCATCTACGGATTCCGGGCGGCCTATCCCCAGGCCCTGCTGCAGTTTGAGCAGGAACATCCGGGGGCAAAGGTGCTGCTGATGGAGGAAAATTTTCGTTCCGCCCGGGGCATTGTGCAGGCGGCAGATGCCTTTATTCAGAAAAATATCCTCAGACATCAGAAAAAAATGCGGGCACACCGCACCGACAGGGGGATCGTGCGAGCCATCGAAGTGGGAAGCAGATACGCGCAGTACAGTTATCTGGTGAAGGCAGCAGCCAACTGCGGAAACCGCACCGCAGTGCTGTACCGGGACAATGAGAGCATGCTGCCCCTGGCAGATCTGCTGGAGCGCAACGGGATTCCCTATCAGGTAAAAAACGCGGATCCCGGATTCTTTACCAGCAGAATCGTAACGGATATCCGTCAGATCATACAGTTTGCCCGGGATCCGGAAAATACGGAACTGTTTCTGCAGATTTACTATAAAATGGGAACCTATCTGAGCAAAGAAAAGGCCCGGGCGGCCTGCAGCCTGAGCAGGGAGCGGCAGATTCCGGTGCTGGACGCGGCGGTCCGGTTTCTTCCGCTGACTTCCGGGACAGAGAAAAGTGTCCGCCATATCCGCAGTCAGCTGCAGGCGCTTCTGACAGATTCCGCGGATCAGGGCATCCGCCGGATTATCCGGGACATGGGATACGCGGCCTATCTGGACCGGGCCGGTATAAACGACAACAAACTTTATATCCTGCGCAGCCTTTCCTACGGGGAAGCGTCGCCGGAATCCCTGCTGGCCCGTCTGGATGAGCTGGCGCGGATTCTGCGGTATAAGGAAAATGATCCCGGCTGTCCCTTCCTGCTGTCTACCATTCATTCCAGCAAGGGCCTGGAATACGATACGGTCTATCTGCTGGATGTGGCGGACGGAATCTTTCCGGAATCCATCCCCCTGAATCCGAAGCAGGCGAAAAAAGAAGAGCTGGAAGCCTACGAAGAAGAACGGCGCCTGTTTTATGTGGGAGTCACCCGGGCAAAAAACCGGCTGTATCTGTTTCGGCAGAAATCCCGGCCGTCCCTGTTTATCCGGGAACTGATGAAAGGCGCGGGAATTCCGGCACAGGGAAAAACGGAGGGAACTGCTGAACGAGGAACATCCGGGACAGCAGCCTCAGGAACCGCACGGCCGGCATATGTCCGCAGTTCTGCTGCAGGGAGAAGCTTCCACGGAAAACCGAAAGAAACCTTTGAAGAGTTTCGGGCCGGGATTGACACCGGCGGGGAGGTGCGGCACCGGGTGTTCGGTACCGGGGAGGTTATGGCAGTCACAGAGGATGCGGTGCTCATACGGTTTGCGGATCAGGAGAGAAAATTTCTGCTGCGGGTACTGTATGAGGGAAACCTGCTGCATCGGTAA
- a CDS encoding tRNA-dihydrouridine synthase family protein: MKYYAAPLEGITGYPFRNAVQKFFPGADRYFSPFLVANQTLTFKKKEQRDVAPANNRTLTLIPQILTNRPEQLVWAAEQLYDLGYPEINLNLGCPSGTVTARHKGAGMLEDPDGLDRFFAQVFELLRQKKEKEGKSPVLSVKTRIGVREPAEADRLIAVYNRYPLAEVTVHPRVQKEMYQGKPHLEIFARFYADCVHPLVYNGDVNTVADCRRIEAQFPAVRAVMIGRGMVADPAVFRRLRGGEPMKPEELKQFLDCLMNDYAAEMSGDLQVMCKMKEIWGYLGSRFPDSGKYIRKIRKARTIAEYEGALGDLFLHCRMLA, encoded by the coding sequence ATGAAGTATTACGCAGCACCGCTGGAGGGAATCACCGGTTATCCGTTCCGCAATGCTGTCCAGAAGTTTTTTCCGGGAGCGGACCGGTATTTTTCCCCGTTTCTGGTAGCGAATCAGACCCTGACCTTCAAGAAGAAAGAACAGAGAGATGTGGCTCCGGCAAACAACCGGACACTGACCCTGATTCCGCAGATCCTCACCAACCGGCCGGAACAGCTGGTATGGGCCGCGGAGCAACTGTATGATCTGGGATATCCGGAGATCAACCTGAATCTGGGCTGTCCGTCCGGGACCGTGACCGCGCGGCACAAGGGGGCCGGTATGCTGGAAGACCCGGATGGCCTGGACCGGTTCTTTGCGCAGGTGTTTGAGCTGCTGCGGCAGAAAAAGGAAAAAGAGGGAAAAAGCCCGGTCCTGTCAGTGAAAACCAGAATCGGCGTCCGGGAGCCGGCAGAGGCAGACCGGCTGATTGCTGTATACAATCGCTACCCCCTGGCGGAGGTCACAGTGCATCCCCGGGTACAGAAAGAGATGTATCAGGGAAAGCCCCATCTGGAAATATTTGCCCGGTTTTACGCGGACTGTGTACACCCGCTGGTGTATAACGGAGATGTGAATACCGTGGCGGACTGCCGGCGGATCGAAGCGCAGTTTCCGGCGGTCCGGGCAGTTATGATCGGCCGGGGAATGGTGGCGGATCCGGCAGTTTTCCGCAGACTGCGGGGCGGCGAACCGATGAAACCGGAGGAACTGAAACAGTTCTTGGACTGCCTGATGAATGACTACGCGGCGGAAATGTCCGGGGATCTGCAGGTTATGTGCAAAATGAAGGAGATCTGGGGCTATCTGGGCAGCAGGTTCCCGGACAGCGGGAAATACATCCGAAAAATCCGGAAAGCCCGGACCATTGCGGAATATGAAGGGGCGCTGGGGGATCTGTTTCTCCACTGCAGAATGCTTGCATAG
- a CDS encoding heavy metal translocating P-type ATPase, translating to MEQYDVTGMSCAACQARVEKVVAKVPGVTDVSVSLLTNSMRVEGTADADAVCRAVEDAGYGARIRTFESAKKTGITERLQAEEEALEDRTTPQMIRRLTASVIVLLVLMYFSMGAHMWGWPVPPFLQDNHVGMGLLQMLLTMVIMYTNRKFFISGFRSLAHRAPNMDSLIAIGAGASFGYSLVMLFVMSDLQSRGGNAAAAPVMNEFYFESAAMILTLITIGKTLESYSKGRTTDALKSLMKLAPKTANVIRDGVEQQVSVDEVVPGDIFAVRPGENIPVDGEVLEGNSAVNESVLTGESIPVDKEPGSRVSGATLNQSGFLKCRATRVGEDTTLAQIIAMVSDASATKAPVAKLADRISGVFVPAVMLIAAAVTVIWLVLSGGDIGLALQRGISVLVVSCPCALGLATPVAIMVGSGMGAKNGILFKTAESLQETGTMQIIALDKTGTITKGTPQVTDLIPAEGYSDRELVRLAAALEAKSEHPLAKAVMAYADANRMEAEEVSEFQTMTGSGLTAVLDGKRLYGGNARFIESRAEIPDALGQQAEILAADGKTPLYFSADGRLAGVIAVADTIKEDSAEAIRQMKEMGLHVVMLTGDNRKTAEAIGRQAGVDEVVAGVLPEGKEAVIRRLQEKGKTAMVGDGINDAPALTRADIGIAIGAGTDVAIDAADVVLMKSGLKDAAAAIRLSRQTYRDILQNLFWALIYNVALIPLAAGAYAKLGLFMSPMWGAAAMSCSSVFVVCNALRLNLFRFFDPRHDRKARHPVPTDAEGRLLGSEPEENSVPGQTEEDAAAGEPAVHHTECSTRKEKSEMTETVHIKGMMCGHCEAAVKKALEALDGVESAQVSHETGTAVLNLSGAVADAEIQKAVEDKDYEFVSIEK from the coding sequence GTGGAACAGTATGATGTAACAGGAATGAGCTGTGCTGCCTGCCAGGCCCGGGTGGAAAAAGTGGTGGCAAAGGTGCCGGGCGTGACCGATGTGTCCGTCAGCCTGCTGACGAATTCCATGCGGGTGGAAGGCACCGCGGACGCGGACGCGGTATGCCGGGCAGTGGAGGACGCCGGCTATGGCGCCCGGATCAGGACTTTTGAATCCGCAAAGAAGACAGGAATCACAGAGAGACTGCAGGCAGAGGAAGAGGCGCTGGAAGACAGGACCACGCCTCAGATGATCCGGCGGCTGACCGCTTCGGTAATCGTGCTGCTGGTACTGATGTATTTTTCCATGGGTGCGCATATGTGGGGATGGCCGGTGCCGCCGTTTCTGCAGGACAATCATGTGGGCATGGGGCTTTTGCAGATGCTGCTGACCATGGTTATTATGTATACCAACCGGAAATTTTTCATCAGCGGATTCCGCAGCCTGGCGCACCGGGCGCCGAATATGGACTCCCTGATTGCCATCGGCGCCGGCGCTTCCTTCGGATACAGTCTGGTGATGCTGTTTGTGATGAGTGATTTGCAGAGCAGAGGAGGCAATGCGGCAGCAGCTCCGGTGATGAACGAATTTTATTTCGAGTCTGCCGCTATGATCCTGACGCTGATTACCATCGGAAAGACCCTGGAATCCTATTCCAAGGGGCGTACCACGGACGCTTTGAAAAGCCTGATGAAACTGGCGCCGAAGACGGCGAATGTCATTCGGGACGGCGTGGAGCAGCAGGTTTCCGTGGATGAAGTCGTACCGGGTGATATCTTTGCGGTTCGTCCGGGAGAAAACATTCCGGTGGACGGCGAAGTACTGGAAGGAAACAGCGCAGTGAATGAGTCCGTACTGACCGGGGAAAGCATTCCGGTGGATAAGGAACCGGGCAGCCGGGTATCCGGGGCCACCCTGAATCAGAGCGGTTTTCTGAAATGCCGGGCCACCCGGGTAGGCGAGGATACCACGCTGGCCCAGATTATTGCCATGGTCAGCGACGCTTCGGCGACCAAAGCGCCGGTGGCAAAACTGGCGGACCGGATTTCCGGCGTATTTGTGCCGGCGGTGATGCTGATTGCGGCAGCGGTGACGGTGATCTGGCTGGTGCTCAGCGGCGGAGACATCGGACTGGCACTGCAGCGGGGCATCAGTGTGCTGGTGGTATCCTGCCCCTGCGCGCTGGGCCTGGCGACGCCGGTGGCCATTATGGTAGGCAGCGGCATGGGCGCAAAGAACGGGATCCTGTTTAAAACGGCGGAATCCCTGCAGGAGACCGGTACCATGCAGATTATTGCATTGGACAAAACCGGTACCATTACCAAGGGAACGCCGCAGGTGACAGATCTGATTCCCGCAGAAGGTTATTCCGACAGGGAACTGGTTCGTCTGGCAGCCGCGCTGGAAGCAAAGAGCGAGCATCCGCTGGCAAAAGCGGTGATGGCTTATGCGGACGCGAACCGCATGGAGGCCGAAGAGGTTTCGGAGTTTCAGACCATGACCGGCAGCGGCCTGACGGCAGTCCTGGATGGAAAGCGCCTGTACGGGGGAAATGCCCGATTCATCGAATCCCGGGCCGAGATTCCCGATGCCCTGGGGCAGCAGGCAGAGATACTGGCGGCAGACGGCAAGACCCCCCTGTATTTTTCCGCAGACGGCAGACTGGCCGGTGTGATTGCCGTGGCAGATACGATCAAGGAAGATTCCGCGGAGGCCATCCGTCAGATGAAAGAGATGGGACTCCATGTGGTGATGCTGACCGGAGACAATCGGAAGACAGCGGAAGCCATCGGCCGGCAGGCCGGTGTGGATGAAGTGGTGGCCGGTGTGCTGCCGGAGGGAAAAGAAGCCGTCATCCGCCGCCTCCAGGAAAAAGGCAAGACCGCAATGGTAGGAGACGGGATCAATGACGCGCCTGCGCTGACCCGGGCAGATATCGGCATTGCCATCGGTGCCGGCACGGATGTGGCCATTGATGCCGCGGATGTGGTATTGATGAAATCCGGGCTGAAAGATGCCGCGGCAGCCATACGCCTGTCCCGGCAGACCTACCGGGATATTCTGCAGAATCTGTTCTGGGCGCTGATCTATAACGTGGCGCTGATTCCGCTGGCGGCCGGCGCGTATGCGAAGCTGGGGCTGTTCATGAGCCCCATGTGGGGAGCGGCGGCCATGAGCTGCTCCAGTGTATTTGTGGTATGCAACGCGCTGCGGCTGAATCTGTTCCGCTTTTTCGATCCCCGGCATGACCGGAAGGCCCGTCATCCGGTACCGACAGATGCAGAGGGGCGGCTTCTGGGCAGCGAACCGGAAGAAAACTCCGTTCCGGGACAGACAGAAGAGGATGCGGCAGCCGGTGAGCCGGCTGTTCATCATACAGAATGCAGCACACGAAAGGAGAAAAGTGAGATGACAGAAACAGTACATATTAAAGGAATGATGTGCGGCCATTGCGAGGCTGCGGTAAAGAAAGCGCTGGAGGCGCTGGACGGCGTGGAAAGCGCACAGGTCAGCCATGAGACGGGAACCGCGGTTTTGAACCTCAGCGGCGCCGTGGCAGATGCGGAGATTCAGAAAGCGGTGGAAGACAAAGATTACGAATTCGTATCCATCGAAAAATAA
- the sstT gene encoding serine/threonine transporter SstT: MKKILKKWNGMSLILRILIGLAIGAVLGILAPEIKGIALLGTLFVGALKAIAPVLVFVLVSASLSQAKSGSAKKFRTVIALYLFSTLCAAIVAVGMNFLNPVEIALPSSAASADTSAAPKGVSEVLTSLLTSVVSNPVQSLGNANYIGILFWAVILGVALRKAGETTKTLMMDLSEAVSKVVRWIISCAPFGILGLVFDSVSSSGLDIFVTYGKLMALLVGTMLLVALVVNPLIVGITLRHNPYPLIFRCIRQSGVTAFFTRSSAANIPVNMELCEDLGLDPDMYSVSIPLGATINMDGAAVTITTFSLSAAYTMGIHVDLPSAIVLSVVATLAACGSSGVAGGSLLLVPLGCSMFGISNDTAMLVVGVGFIISVIQDSMETALNSSGDVIFTATAEFLQWKKEGRKLPI; this comes from the coding sequence ATGAAAAAAATTCTGAAAAAATGGAATGGCATGAGCCTGATTCTGAGGATTCTCATCGGGCTGGCAATTGGCGCGGTGCTGGGCATCCTGGCGCCGGAGATAAAGGGGATCGCCCTGCTGGGCACTTTATTTGTGGGAGCGCTGAAAGCAATCGCGCCGGTACTGGTATTCGTCCTGGTATCCGCGTCTCTTTCCCAGGCAAAAAGCGGCAGCGCAAAAAAATTCCGTACAGTCATTGCCCTGTATCTGTTCAGTACGCTCTGCGCGGCGATTGTGGCTGTGGGAATGAATTTCCTGAATCCGGTGGAGATTGCCCTGCCTTCCTCCGCCGCGTCAGCGGATACGTCGGCGGCGCCGAAGGGAGTTTCGGAAGTGCTGACTTCACTTCTGACCAGCGTGGTGTCCAATCCGGTCCAGTCCCTTGGCAACGCCAATTACATCGGGATCCTGTTCTGGGCGGTGATCCTGGGGGTGGCCTTAAGAAAGGCCGGAGAGACGACAAAGACACTGATGATGGATCTGTCAGAAGCAGTATCCAAGGTGGTGCGCTGGATTATCAGCTGCGCGCCCTTCGGCATCCTGGGACTTGTCTTTGATTCCGTATCTTCCAGCGGACTGGATATTTTTGTGACTTACGGCAAACTGATGGCCCTGCTGGTGGGCACGATGCTTCTGGTGGCGCTGGTGGTGAATCCGCTGATTGTGGGAATTACCCTGCGGCACAATCCCTATCCCCTGATCTTTCGCTGTATCCGGCAGAGCGGCGTGACGGCATTCTTCACCCGGTCATCCGCGGCGAATATTCCGGTTAATATGGAATTGTGCGAAGACCTGGGACTGGACCCGGACATGTATTCGGTTTCCATTCCCCTGGGAGCCACCATAAATATGGACGGGGCGGCGGTTACGATCACGACCTTTTCCCTGTCGGCGGCATATACCATGGGGATTCATGTGGATCTGCCCTCTGCTATTGTGCTGAGCGTGGTAGCCACGCTGGCGGCTTGTGGTTCCAGTGGGGTTGCCGGCGGTTCCCTGCTTCTGGTGCCGCTGGGATGCTCCATGTTCGGGATTTCCAATGATACGGCCATGCTGGTGGTTGGCGTGGGATTTATTATCAGCGTCATTCAGGACTCCATGGAAACAGCCCTGAATTCTTCCGGCGACGTGATTTTTACCGCCACTGCGGAATTCCTGCAGTGGAAAAAAGAAGGGCGAAAGCTTCCGATCTGA
- a CDS encoding ABC transporter ATP-binding protein → MKKANRTSTTRRTLHYFWAVTKTHPFIFLLGILSTLGYVGLLTYANSYYMGRIVDRVTVGSVPADQVFPVFGPYIAALIIVNIVGQICSKLQDYSCWKLEIYASYDLATTCFDTLSNQSMTFHSNRFGGSLVSQTSKFMSAYSQLAELMIYSILPMLFSVILIIVMLVRTVPLFVLILCVILFFYILVTYVMYKRALHLNSEASSAQNALSGELSDAVTNILSVKTYGREDYERSLFEKANADVVQADSRRMRSSNRKGAVSSSLIVLIMAVVTVFIAGGNAWFGISAGTLVMMFTYTFQLTNRFNMINSTMQRLNRAIGDAAEMTEVLDAPTLVADRPDALPLEVRHGAIDFSHLSFRYPDAGEQDLVFDDFSLHIPAGQRVGLVGRSGSGKTTLTKLLLRLSDIQQGEILVDGQNISACTQQSLRRQIAYVPQEALLFHRTIRENIAYGKPDATPEEIRTAAREANALEFIEKLPQGFDTLVGERGIKLSGGQRQRVAIARAILADAPILVLDEATSALDSESEKLVQDALIHLMQGRTSIVVAHRLSTIASLDRIIVLSDGRAAEDGTHEELLKANGEYALLWGRQTGAFLENE, encoded by the coding sequence ATGAAAAAAGCAAACCGCACATCCACCACCCGCAGAACCCTGCACTATTTCTGGGCAGTGACTAAGACCCATCCCTTCATTTTCCTTCTGGGGATTCTGTCCACCCTGGGGTATGTGGGACTGCTGACCTATGCCAACAGCTACTACATGGGACGCATTGTCGATCGGGTGACTGTCGGATCTGTTCCGGCCGATCAGGTCTTTCCGGTCTTCGGTCCCTATATTGCAGCGCTGATTATTGTCAACATTGTGGGGCAGATCTGCTCCAAACTGCAGGACTACTCCTGCTGGAAACTGGAAATCTATGCCAGCTACGATCTGGCCACCACCTGTTTTGACACCCTGTCCAATCAGTCCATGACTTTTCACAGCAACCGGTTCGGCGGCTCTCTGGTCAGTCAGACTTCCAAATTCATGAGTGCCTATTCCCAGCTTGCGGAACTGATGATTTACTCCATTCTTCCGATGCTCTTCTCCGTCATCCTGATCATTGTTATGCTGGTACGGACGGTTCCGCTGTTTGTTCTGATCCTGTGCGTGATCCTGTTTTTCTATATCCTGGTCACTTATGTGATGTACAAACGGGCCCTGCATTTAAATTCCGAGGCATCTTCCGCTCAGAATGCCCTCTCCGGCGAACTGTCCGACGCGGTAACCAATATTCTTTCCGTCAAAACCTACGGCAGGGAAGACTATGAGCGCAGCCTTTTTGAAAAAGCAAATGCCGACGTGGTGCAGGCGGATTCCCGCCGCATGCGCTCTTCCAACCGCAAGGGCGCGGTATCCTCTTCCCTCATCGTCCTGATTATGGCTGTGGTTACGGTCTTTATCGCCGGCGGCAATGCCTGGTTCGGGATCTCTGCCGGTACGCTGGTGATGATGTTTACCTACACCTTCCAGCTCACCAACCGTTTCAATATGATCAATTCCACCATGCAGCGGTTAAACCGCGCCATCGGAGATGCCGCGGAAATGACGGAAGTCCTGGACGCTCCTACCCTGGTGGCAGACCGGCCGGATGCCCTCCCCCTGGAGGTACGCCATGGAGCCATTGATTTCAGCCATCTTTCCTTCCGCTATCCCGATGCAGGGGAGCAGGATCTGGTCTTTGATGATTTTTCCCTCCATATTCCCGCCGGACAGCGGGTGGGGCTGGTGGGACGGTCCGGATCAGGCAAAACCACCCTGACCAAACTCCTGCTGCGTCTCTCGGATATCCAGCAGGGTGAAATTCTGGTAGACGGCCAGAACATCTCGGCCTGCACCCAGCAGTCCCTGCGGCGCCAGATTGCCTATGTCCCCCAGGAAGCACTGCTGTTCCACCGGACCATTCGTGAAAATATCGCCTACGGCAAACCGGATGCCACGCCGGAGGAAATCCGTACCGCTGCCCGGGAGGCCAATGCACTGGAGTTTATCGAAAAGCTCCCCCAGGGGTTTGATACCCTGGTAGGCGAACGGGGCATCAAGCTTTCCGGCGGCCAGCGGCAGCGTGTGGCCATCGCCCGGGCCATTCTGGCAGACGCCCCGATTCTGGTGCTGGATGAGGCAACCAGCGCCCTGGATTCCGAATCGGAAAAACTGGTACAGGACGCCCTGATCCACCTGATGCAGGGCCGCACTTCCATTGTAGTGGCCCACCGTCTCTCCACCATTGCTTCTCTGGACCGGATCATTGTCCTGTCTGACGGCAGAGCAGCCGAAGACGGCACCCACGAGGAACTGCTGAAAGCCAACGGCGAATACGCGCTCCTGTGGGGCCGGCAGACGGGAGCTTTTCTGGAAAACGAATAG
- a CDS encoding carbonic anhydrase: MTAEEALEKLKEGNQRFMETDCPAGDLTRKARNLALHGQHPYAVIVSCSDSRVIPEAVFSAGIGELFVIRVAGSVIDAHQLGSIEYAVDHLGAALVVVLGHTRCGAVDAAIRRQQDGFIGSLVASILPAIGEETDDYRAGCRNARYGAEQIRRALQAEAKHPDLQVSGAMYHLDTGCVDFL; encoded by the coding sequence ATGACAGCAGAAGAAGCATTAGAAAAACTGAAAGAGGGAAATCAGCGTTTTATGGAAACGGACTGTCCCGCCGGAGACCTGACCAGGAAAGCCAGAAATCTGGCGCTGCACGGCCAGCACCCCTATGCGGTGATCGTCTCCTGTTCGGATTCCCGGGTCATCCCGGAAGCGGTTTTTTCCGCCGGTATCGGGGAACTGTTTGTGATTCGCGTGGCCGGCAGTGTTATTGACGCGCACCAGCTGGGCAGTATCGAGTATGCGGTGGATCATCTGGGCGCGGCGCTGGTGGTGGTGCTGGGGCATACCCGGTGCGGCGCGGTGGACGCGGCCATTCGCAGGCAGCAGGACGGGTTCATCGGTTCTCTGGTGGCATCGATCCTTCCTGCCATCGGGGAAGAGACGGATGATTACCGGGCCGGCTGCCGAAATGCCCGCTACGGCGCGGAACAGATCCGCCGGGCGCTGCAGGCAGAAGCAAAACATCCGGATCTGCAGGTCTCAGGCGCAATGTATCATCTGGATACCGGCTGTGTGGATTTCCTGTAA
- a CDS encoding cation diffusion facilitator family transporter, with the protein MAGTLKETKEQFEKEEQDSGGAGGTLSRDQVIIRTSVIGILANVLLAAFKALAGLATHSIAITMDGVNNLSDAASSVITIAGTKLAGKEPDRKHPFGYGRIEYLTAMVIAVLVLYAGITALKESIGKIIHPVAPEYAPVPLVIIAVAVLVKILLGRFVTSRGKRVNSDSLKNSGADATLDSVISAAVLAAALIYLWTGLSLEAWLGAAIAALIIKSGIDMLRETLSKILGERADAEMAARIKGIVCSFPEVQGAYDLVLNNYGPDTYNGSIHIEVPDTCSVDRLDELLREIAVKVYHECHVILTAIGVYSLNTRDPRAREVREEVRKIVMSHEHIRQMHGFYLNEEKKTIRFDLVVGFEAEDRRALYRHVIADVQERYPEYTLQVAMDTDFSES; encoded by the coding sequence ATGGCGGGAACACTGAAGGAAACAAAGGAACAATTTGAAAAAGAAGAACAGGACAGCGGGGGTGCCGGCGGGACGCTCTCCAGAGACCAGGTGATTATCCGGACCAGTGTGATCGGCATACTGGCCAATGTACTGCTGGCAGCTTTTAAGGCGCTGGCAGGCCTCGCGACCCACTCCATCGCCATCACCATGGACGGGGTCAACAATCTTTCCGACGCGGCCTCCTCGGTCATTACCATTGCCGGGACAAAGCTTGCGGGAAAGGAGCCGGACCGGAAGCATCCCTTCGGCTATGGACGGATCGAATATCTGACGGCAATGGTGATTGCGGTCCTGGTGCTTTACGCGGGCATTACCGCCCTGAAGGAATCCATCGGCAAGATTATTCATCCGGTGGCGCCGGAGTACGCGCCGGTGCCGCTGGTAATTATTGCAGTGGCGGTACTTGTGAAAATCCTGCTGGGGCGCTTTGTCACCAGCCGCGGCAAACGGGTGAATTCCGACTCCCTGAAAAACTCCGGGGCGGATGCCACACTGGATTCGGTGATCTCTGCCGCAGTGCTGGCTGCCGCGCTGATTTATCTGTGGACCGGGCTGTCCCTGGAAGCGTGGCTGGGCGCGGCAATCGCTGCTCTGATCATCAAATCGGGAATAGATATGCTGCGGGAGACTCTGTCCAAAATCCTGGGCGAACGGGCAGACGCGGAAATGGCGGCCAGAATCAAGGGAATTGTCTGCAGTTTTCCGGAAGTGCAGGGCGCTTACGATCTGGTGCTGAACAACTACGGACCGGATACCTACAACGGATCCATTCATATCGAAGTGCCGGATACCTGTTCCGTGGACCGGCTGGATGAGCTGCTGCGGGAAATCGCGGTAAAAGTATACCATGAATGTCATGTGATCCTGACAGCCATCGGTGTGTATTCCTTAAACACCAGGGATCCGCGGGCCCGGGAGGTACGGGAGGAAGTCAGAAAAATTGTCATGAGCCATGAACATATCCGTCAGATGCACGGCTTCTACCTGAATGAAGAAAAAAAGACCATTCGGTTTGATCTGGTGGTGGGCTTCGAGGCAGAGGACCGCCGGGCGCTGTACCGCCATGTGATCGCGGATGTACAGGAACGGTATCCGGAGTATACCCTGCAGGTGGCAATGGATACGGATTTTTCAGAAAGTTAG
- a CDS encoding metal-sensing transcriptional repressor: MADGKNCCSGERNLEETQAIPDCCRHKTKERSEKEYKDLVNRLRRVEGQIRGIRKMLDANAYCIDIITQVAAANAALNSFNKVLLANHIRTCVTEDIRAGREDKVDELLKLLQKLMK; this comes from the coding sequence ATGGCTGATGGAAAGAACTGCTGTTCCGGAGAGAGAAATCTGGAAGAAACACAGGCCATTCCCGACTGCTGCAGACATAAGACCAAGGAGCGTTCGGAAAAAGAATACAAAGATCTGGTCAACCGGTTAAGACGGGTGGAAGGACAGATCCGCGGAATCCGCAAGATGCTGGATGCCAATGCCTACTGCATTGATATTATAACCCAGGTGGCTGCGGCAAACGCGGCGCTGAACAGTTTTAACAAGGTTCTGCTGGCCAATCATATCCGTACCTGCGTGACGGAGGACATCCGCGCGGGCAGGGAAGATAAGGTGGATGAGCTGTTGAAGCTTTTGCAGAAACTGATGAAGTAA